In the genome of Raphanus sativus cultivar WK10039 chromosome 4, ASM80110v3, whole genome shotgun sequence, one region contains:
- the LOC108829419 gene encoding uncharacterized protein LOC108829419 has translation MDPALSPPSETAAVTSGVATGENGIAVDPFLVEALQNPRHRLTILRMELDVQRFLQSPEQQQFEFQRFPTSYLRLAAHRVANHYGLATSVGVDGSENVILVTKTTSAASRFPAVVVRLSDIPAAAKQQSENNGKFEHMKVSIKTRPSKGSGYEGGEVEKRRGPLRSVEERKEDYDRARARIFNGLTGFTGDESETQVYERRDDSQASKSLTVRETGPTSRVAILRDSEKDRFDPDYDRNYKRYIRSLPVNQTFNVPPPFNMMQQPYYQMGFTGYNHTPATSLSFGPPASGAIMSPYGTAVVHQPSTDAMYMQWPMMYAHSYEQLRNASLQAQFCQQPLSFEYMQNR, from the exons ATGGACCCAGCTCTCTCACCACCGTCGGAAACCGCCGCTGTAACCAGCGGTGTTGCTACGGGAGAGAACGGAATTGCAGTAGATCCTTTTCTCGTCGAGGCTTTGCAGAACCCTCGCCATCGTCTCACCA TATTGCGGATGGAGCTTGATGTTCAGCGCTTCTTACAGAGCCCTGAGCAGCAGCAGTTCGAGTTCCAGCGGTTTCCCACTTCCTATCTCCGCCTTGCAGCTCACCGTGTTGCTAACCACTACGGACTAGCTACATCGGTTGGTGTTGACGGCAGTGAGAACGTGATCCTCGTGACAAAAACGACGTCGGCGGCGAGCAGGTTTCCCGCTGTTGTTGTTAGGCTGTCTGATATCCCCGCCGCGGCTAAGCAGCAATCAGAGAATAATGGTAAGTTCGAGCACATGAAAGTTTCAATCAAGACTCGACCTTCTAAAGGGTCTGGATACGAGGGTGGTGAAGTGGAGAAGAGACGTGGTCCTCTCAGGAGTGTTGAAGAGAGGAAAGAAGACTACGACAGGGCTCGAGCAAGGATATTCAATGGTCTCACGGGGTTCACTGGTGATGAATCTGAAACTCAGGTTTATGAGAGGAGAGATGACAGTCAAGCATCTAAGAGCTTAACCGTGAGGGAGACCGGTCCAACATCTCGTGTTGCGATTCTTAGAGACAGTGAGAAAGATCGTTTTGATCCTGATTATGACCGCAACTACAAAAG GTACATTAGGAGCCTTCCGGTTAATCAGACTTTCAATGTACCACCACCCTTCAACATGATGCAGCAACCATACTACCAAATGGGATTTACCGGATACAACCACACTCCAGCTACTTCTCTCAGCTTTGGACCACCTGCAAGCGGCGCTATCATGAGTCCTTATGGCACTGCAGTTGTACACCAGCCTTCAACGGATGCAATGTATATGCAATGGCCTATGATGTATGCTCATTCTTATGAGCAGCTCAGAAACGCCTCTCTTCAG GCACAGTTCTGTCAGCAACCCTTGAGCTTCGAGTACATGCAGAACCGCTAG
- the LOC108837820 gene encoding sigma factor binding protein 1, chloroplastic — MKSSSSSWTFHTTTSLDQRNPSPVSRKTPKQMKKTASRNKPIKVRYISNPMRVKTCASKFRELVQELTGQDAVDLELEPEFSPSAVSDHSPSPPPPENLAPRVLHQEPFDDLVAGYYEPLDGDEKFLSGGFSGFFSNEFYNVDDFGRIDSL, encoded by the coding sequence ATGaagtcatcatcatcgtcatggACGTTTCACACAACCACAAGCTTAGACCAGAGAAACCCATCTCCAGTTTCAAGAAAAACACCAAAGCAAATGAAGAAGACGGCTTCAAGGAACAAACCCATCAAAGTGCGTTACATATCGAACCCCATGAGAGTCAAAACTTGTGCCTCCAAGTTTAGAGAGCTCGTACAAGAACTCACCGGCCAAGACGCCGTCGATCTTGAGCTGGAGCCCGAGTTTTCCCCTTCCGCTGTATCCGACCACAGCCCTTCTCCGCCACCGCCGGAGAATCTTGCGCCACGTGTTCTTCATCAGGAGCCGTTCGATGATCTGGTGGCTGGATACTATGAGCCGTTGGATGGGGATGAGAAGTTTTTGTCCGGAGGTTTTTCTGGATTTTTCTCGAATGAGTTTTACAACGTGGATGACTTTGGAAGAATCGATTCTCTATGA
- the LOC108832058 gene encoding sigma factor binding protein 1, chloroplastic: MKSSSSSSSSWRFLTTTSLDQRNTSSVTPKQMKKTASRNKPIKVRYISNPMRVKTCASKFRELVQELTGQDAVDLELEPEFSPSAVSDHSPSPPLPENLAPYVLHQEPFDDLVAGHYEPLDGDQMFLSQMSGGFSGYLSNEFYNVNDYFGRIGSM; the protein is encoded by the coding sequence AtgaagtcatcatcatcatcatcatcatcatggagGTTTCTCACCACCACAAGCCTAGACCAGAGAAACACATCTTCGGTTACACCAAAGCAAATGAAAAAGACGGCTTCAAGGAACAAACCTATCAAAGTCCGTTACATATCTAATCCCATGAGAGTCAAAACTTGTGCGTCCAAGTTTAGAGAACTCGTACAAGAACTCACCGGCCAAGACGCCGTCGATCTTGAGCTTGAGCCCGAGTTTTCCCCTTCCGCTGTATCCGACCACAGCCCTTCTCCGCCACTGCCGGAGAATCTTGCGCCATATGTTCTTCATCAGGAGCCGTTCGATGATCTGGTGGCTGGACATTATGAGCCGTTGGATGGTGACCAGATGTTTTTGTCGCAGATGTCGGGAGGTTTTTCTGGATATTTGTCGAATGAGTTTTATAATGTGAATGACTACTTTGGAAGAATCGGATCTATGTGA
- the LOC108837237 gene encoding CDPK-related kinase 7 — protein sequence MGLCHGKPIEHQSKQSLQITNKEGEAPKTPLNLFSPLPSILFKTSSSSPSVTPTPLRIFKRPFPPPSPAKHIRAFLARRRHGSSTKPDQASIPEGSSECEVGLDKAFGFSKQFGSYYEIDGEVGRGHFGFTCSAKGKKGCLKGHDVAVKVIPKSKMTTAIAIEDVRREVKILKALTGHKNLVQFYDAFEDDENVYIVMELLKGGELLDKILQRGGKYSEEDAKKVMVQILSVVAYCHLQGVVHRDLKPENFLFTTKDESSPLKAIDFGLSDYVRPDERLNDIVGSAYYVAPEVLHRTYGTEADMWSIGVIAYILLCGSRPFWARSESGIFRAVLKTEPNFQEAPWPSLSPEAVDFVRLLLNKDYRKRLTAAQALCHPWLAGSHELKIPSDMIIYKLVKLYIMSSSLRKSALSALAKTLTVPQLSYLREQFNLLGPSKNGYISMQNYKTAIMKSSTEATKDSRVLDFVDMNSCLQYKKLDFEEFCASALSVYQLEAMETCEQHARRAYELFEKDGNRVIMIEELASELGLGPSVPVHVVLQDWIRHSDGKLSFLGFVRLLHGVSSRTLQKA from the exons ATGGGTCTCTGTCACGGGAAACCCATCGAGCACCAATCGAAACAGAGCCTCCAAATCACCAACAAAGAGGGGGAGGCACCTAAGACTCCTCTCAATCTGTTTAGTCCATTACCTAGCATCCTCTTCaaaacctcctcctcctcaccTAGCGTGACCCCCACGCCACTCCGCATCTTCAAGCGACCTTTCCCACCTCCCTCCCCCGCCAAGCACATACGCGCTTTCCTCGCGCGTCGTCGTCACGGCTCCTCCACCAAGCCTGACCAAGCTTCCATCCCTGAAGGTAGTAGTGAGTGTGAGGTGGGCCTCGACAAGGCTTTTGGGTTTTCCAAACAGTTTGGTTCCTACTATGAGATTGATGGTGAGGTGGGTCGTGGTCATTTTGGGTTTACTTGCTCTGCTAAGGGCAAGAAAGGTTGCTTGAAAGGTCATGATGTTGCTGTCAAAGTCATTCCCAAATCAAAG ATGACTACGGCAATAGCAATTGAGGATGTTAGAAGAGAAGTGAAGATATTGAAGGCTTTGACTGGTCACAAGAACCTAGTCCAGTTCTATGATGCCTTTGAAGATGATGAGAATGTTTACATTGTCATGGA GTTATTGAAAGGAGGTGAACTCTTGGACAAAATACTTCAAAG GGGAGGCAAATACTCAGAAGAGGATGCTAAGAAAGTAATGGTTCAGATTCTTAGTGTAGTAGCATACTGTCATCTTCAAGGTGTGGTTCACCGTGACCTCAAACCTGAG AATTTTCTCTTCACTACAAAGGACGAGAGTTCTCCTCTGAAAGCCATTGATTTTGGTCTCTCAGACTATGTCAGACCAG ATGAGAGGTTGAATGACATAGTAGGAAGTGCTTATTACGTGGCTCCTGAAGTTCTACACCGTACATATGGAACTGAAGCAGACATGTGGAGCATTGGGGTGATTGCTTATATACTTCTCTGTGGTAGCAGACCCTTTTGGGCCCGTTCTGAATCTGGAATCTTCAGAGCTGTTCTCAAAACAGAACCCAATTTCCAAGAAGCTCCTTGGCCATCTCTTTCACCTGAAGCCGTAGATTTTGTGAGACTTTTGCTTAATAAAGATTACCGTAAGAGATTAACCGCTGCACAGGCTTTGT GTCATCCGTGGCTTGCTGGTTCACATGAACTAAAGATACCATCTGATATGATCATTTACAAGCttgtaaaactatacattatGTCCTCTTCTTTGAGGAAGTCTGCTTTATCG GCTCTTGCCAAAACATTAACTGTACCGCAGCTGAGTTACCTCCGTGAGCAATTTAATCTGTTGGGACCAAGCAAAAACGGATATATCTCAATGCAAAACTACAAAACA GCGATCATGAAGAGTTCGACAGAGGCGACAAAGGATTCAAGAGTCTTGGATTTTGTAGACATG AATAGTTGTCTCCAGTACAAGAAACTAGACTTTGAAGAGTTTTGCGCTTCGGCTTTAAGTGTTTATCAGCTAGAAGCGATGGAGACTTGCGAGCAACACGCACGCCGTGCTTATGAGTTGTTTGAGAAGGATGGAAACAGAGTTATCATGATCGAGGAACTTGCATCG GAACTTGGTCTTGGTCCATCAGTCCCAGTTCATGTTGTTCTTCAGGATTGGATAAGACATTCTGATGGGAAGCTAAGTTTCTTGGGTTTTGTCAGACTCTTACACGGTGTGTCCTCTCGGACATTGCAGAAAGCGTAG